The genomic DNA AGATTCCGAGATGGATCATTCTTTCAATTAACTTTTACATCTCCCGATTCATCGCCTGATTACATTCAAGCGCAATTAATCTCAAATGGCACTACAGTTATGTCTTGCATAGTAGATGATTCTGAACCTAACTATGAATTACTTTCCCAATTGCGTGACGAAGCCTACAGATCTGTTACTAAGTGGGATTCCGCATTGGAAAACATTATGTCAGAATTAGCAGACAATGAAGTTGTTGGTGTTGAAGATGATTCAGTTCCTTTTTAATAACACTCATCAATTTTCATTGAATACAAGTCAATAGCATTTGTTGTTATTTATGAGCAGTCTTCTCGGAAACTTCACCAGCAGCCGCGTCTTTTGCTGGATCTTCCTCTTCAACGTCAAATTCATCGACTGTAGATTCGATCGCGGAAGTGGTTGGCGTCATTTCTTCGATTGGTTCTTCCACCAGATCCTCTTCCACCAGTGTCTCTTCTCCGACAGCTTCTTCAACTGGAGTGGACTCATTCACCTTTTCAGAAACAGAAACTTCCTCAAGATCCGGAGATTCCTCTGCGACCGTCTCTTCTACTGAGGGATCCGTCACGACAACTTCTTCAGGCTCTTCCGTTTTTTCAGGAAGAAACAGAGAGGTCGCCATTTCGGGTTGCATCCACTGGATGAGTCGGGCGGCTATGTTGGACGAGACGGATTTGATTCTCAGTACGACCATCGAATGAGCCGTCACGCGGTAGACCTGATTTTGTCGCATCAGTCCCGTCTTGCGGGAGATGTCGCTCGTGTCGAGCATTGGCTTCCAGAATTCGTTCGCTTCATGCTGTGGCAAAGTGAAATCGATGGAATGATCGTGGGCGTTTAGCAGCATCAGGAATGTATTGCCTGTAATCTCCCGGCCCTTCTCATCGACCTGATGAATCTGATCGCCTTCGAAGCGAACCGCCAGACACCGCACGTGCGGCTCGTGCCAGTCTTTATCGGTCATCGACTTCCCACTCGGTGTTAGCCAGGTGATATCCTGAACGTTTTCGCCGCGAATGAGTCGCCCCTGAAAGAATTTTCGTCTCTGGAAGACAGGATTCTCTTTCCAGATCTTGACCACACTCTTCACATATTTGAAATACCGTGCTTTATCCTGAGTCATCTCCCAGTCGATCCAGCTCAGATCGGTATCCTGACAATAAGCATTGTTATTGCCGCCCTGAGTTTTACCGAGTTCATCCCCCGAGCAAATCATTGGTACTCCCTGAGAGAGCAGCAATGTGGTGATGATATTTCGTTTTTGCCGCTCGCGAAGTTTGCGGACATCGGGATCGGTCGTTGGACCTTCCTCGCCACAGTTCCAACTCAGATTGTGATTATCACCATCGCGGTTATCTTCCCCGTTGGCGCTGTTGTGTTTGTCGTTGTAGCTGACCAGATCCTGCAATGTAAATCCGTCATGCGAGGTCACAAAATTGATACTCGCATAAGGGCGCCTCCCGTTGTGTTCGTAGAGGTCGCTACTACCTGTGATGCGGGTGGCGAACTCGTTCATCGTGCCGCCGTCGCCTCGCCAGAATTGACGAATGCAGTCGCGATACTTGCCGTTCCATTCGGTCCAGAGAATCGGGAAGTTGCCGACCTGATAGCCCCCTTCTCCGAGATCCCAGGGCTCTGCAATCAGTTTGACCTGAGACAAAACGGGATCCTGATGAATGATATCGAAGAACGCTCCCAGCCGATCGACTTCGTGAAGTTCCCGGGCGAGAGCGCTGCAGAGATCGAAGCGGAAACCATCGACATGCATTTCCTGCACCCAGTAGCGAAGTGAATCCATAATCAGTTGCAGCACATGCGGGGTGAGCATATTGAGCGTATTGCCGCAGCCAGTGTAGTCCATATAGAACCGCTGCTGGCGATGCACGAGGCGATAGTAGGAACTGTTATCAATCCCTCTCAGCATAATAGTCGGACCGTAATGGTTTCCCTCTGCGGTGTGGTTGTAAACAACATCGAGAATGACTTCGAGCCCGGCTTGATGGAGTTTTTTCACCATCGACTTGAACTCGTTCACACTCCCTTGTGGATCTTTCTTCGAACTGTAACTGAGTTCAGGAGCAAAGAAGCCGAGCGTGTTGTAGCCCCAGTAATTGGAGAGTCCTTTATCGACGAGATGCCGATCGTGAATTTTCTCATGGACCGGCATCAGTTCGACAGCCGTCACCCCAAGATCGAGCAGGTGTTGAATTGAGGCATTCGAAGCGAGCCCGGCATATGTTCCCCGCAGTGCTTTCGGCACGCCGGGATGCTTCATCGTGAACCCTTTGACATGCGTTTCGTAGATGAGCGTTTTGTGCCAGGGCGTTTTGAGTTGTGTATCGTTTCCCCAACGAAAACGGTTATCAACAACGACACTCAGCGGAGCCGAGCCAGCATTGTCGCGGGCATCGAAGGAGAGATCGCCCTGAGGATGTCCGACCGAGTAGCCGAACATGGCATCGGTCCAGCGAACTCCCCGTGCGATGGATTTCGCATAAGGATCGAGCAGAATCTTGTTTGCGTTGAAGCGATGTCCGTGATGGGGCTCATACGGGCCATGCACACGGTAGGCGTACAATTGTCCCGGTTTGAGTTCGGGCAGAAAGCAGTGCCAGACGAAATCGGTCTTCTCCTGCAGCGGTATTTTGGCGACTTCTTTGATGTCATCGATCGAGTCGAACAGGCAGAGTTCAACTTTGGTTGCATTTGCAGAATAGATCGCAAAATTTACCCCGGAACCATTCCAAGTGGCCCCCAGGGGATACGGATTTCCCGGCCAGACTTTCATCTCAGTCGCCTCCAATCATCGACTTAAACACTCATCGCGAACTACTGTCTCCATGTATCTTCTGTCAGATTTCACTGACAGTCAACAGGCAGAATTAATAGTGTGGAGTTTCGTCAGGATTGCGGATTGATGCAAGTTGAAGAAGGCCGAAATTACGAGCCTTCACCAGATTCCCAACACAGTATGATGCGTTGATGGGAAAATCTGCCTATCCCATGAGAAGAAAGCAAAGTAGTACAGGCATCCTGCCTGTCTGAATCACAATAGGATCCTTGATCGATACTGAAAAGAATGCCGCAAACAAGAAGATAGACAGGCTGGAAGTCTGTCCTACCCAACTAATCCTCAATTCAAAGGAACGACGCCCGGGTACTGCTGTTGAGGATAAGAGGCCTGCGGTGCAAATTGGGGATGAACCGTGCCCGGAACGACTGGAGCCGTATAGGCTCCTGATTCCTGGCTACTTCTCGTAATATTGGGCGATTGTTCATACCCCCGAGGCCGGGACATTGTCGAAGGTCCCAATTCGGTCGAAGCGAAGGGATCGAAGCGTTCAATTCGCTGTTGCTCATAATAAGGCGACCCCGATTGAACCATCGGCAGCTCGGTATTCCAGGGACGTACACAACCGCAGCTCATTGCGAGACAAAGACTTATGCCTAATTGAATACCACGATGTGATAACACGTTCTTCCCCGAGATGATGGCTGCAAAATTTAACATGGCAATTCTTATCAGAATTTCGGGAATTGGTCGAGAGGAGAATCTTTTACAATCACGAATCGCAAACGCATATGTTACTATGCGGGAAAACTCACTGGCTTGTGCTTCGTTCTTGAAACATTATCAATTCGGGTGGCAGATCCCAAAACGCGATAACAGCCGTGGCTAAGACACAGGCCTATGCACTTGGCAATACTCAGCGACAGCCATCCGCCAAGTCCACTCCAGACTTAAAGTTGTATATGTCCTCAAATCCCTCAAATCTCGATTGCATCGAAGAGACTTCCAATCGCATCCGTATTGGTAATCGACTTCTTGATAGCCGCTATTTTCTGGCACCTCTGGCTGGTTACACACACCTTCCGTTGCGTACCGCTCTTCGCGAGTTGGGCGGAGTCGGACTGGCGACGACCGATCTGGTTCTGGTTCCCCAATTAATCGCCAACAGTAATAAATCGAAGGCTCTCATTCGCACGAACGACTTCGACCAACCTCTTTCGGTGCAGATTTTTGGAGGCAATACCGACGAATTGATTCAAGCCTCCCAAAAACTGGAAACGGAAGGATATGGCGGAATCGATATCAACATGGGCTGCCCAATGGGAAAGATCAACAGTAGTGGAGGTGGTGCCCGATTGATGCGCGACTGCGAAAATGCCACGCGGATTGTCTCCTCTGTTGTGAACGCGGTCTCTATTCCCGTCACTGTAAAAATGAGACTCGGCTGGGATGCCGATCACATTTCAGCTCCCATGCTGGCCGCTCAGTTTGAGCAGTTGGGCGTCGCCGCGATCACCATTCATGGTCGTACCCGACAACAGGGATTTCATGGTGATGTCGATCTGGTTGGTATTCGACAAGTTGTCGAAGCGGTCAATCATATCCCGATTATCGGCAATGGAGATGTCCGCAACGTGAACGATGCTCTTGATATGCGACGCATTACCGGTTGTGATGCCGTTGCGATTGGTCGTGGAGCGATGCTCGACCCCTGGATTTTTCGCAAGCTCAAAGAGATGTCGAACGGGAAGCCAATCAACGAACCGACACCAGCCGAACAAATCGCATTTCTTGTCCGGCATTTCGAATTGATGGTCGCCGCTCATGAAGAGTATGCGTGCGTTCTTTTTCGCAAATTTGCAGCCTGGTACGGTTCCCGTCTCGGCATCCCTGAAGACCTCGAAGACCGACTCCGCACTCTCGAATCAACCGCAATGTTCGACACGCTCATTCAGGAAATCGAACAACGTCACGGCGAACGCGAATCCTCAGTCCCCACCGCTCTGGTCAAAGTTCCTAATGGCCCGAATGCAAATTGGTAATGATAAAGGTCAGGCATTTTCTGACGAAATCGTGCTCTCAGATTATGACTTCACCATCAGAATCCAGTTTCCGAAAACAGCATGGCTGCCACGAACACGAGGATAAGAGGCTCCAAAAACATCAAGGCATAATACATCATATAGGAGAGCATCTCTTGCCGACTGCGAATGATTTGAGAGGCCTGCTTTCCAAAGATCGTGCGGATCATCCACAGCCCGGGCATGGATTTTTTCGTCAATCGATCCCAGCGGGCAGCAATGATTTTGCGAAGAACGACTGAGCCTGCAAACATGAGAATCGGAATCATCAACTGATCGATCTTCAATCGATTCACCACGAATGCTTTTCCGACAGCGACGAGAAAGAGCAGCAGGCTTCCAATGAAAATCGTTCCGTAAACCGGTCGAGCCTTCTCAGGTAATTCCACTCTCATTTTCTTCCGGACGACTCCATTGAAATTTTATCTTGATGAATAATTATGTCATCTACTGAATATCAACGCTCATTACGGCCAATCTATCCTCGTCAAACTGCATATTCGCTGCAATCCGCATTTTGAACACAGTAAACTTCGACAGTTCCTGCAATCGGTCGACCTTCCGAACATTGCTCAAGCTAAGTTCAAATACATAGAAACATACTGCATACAGTACTCTATCAACACTGACTCAATCCTCTTCCTGCGAATACTGAGAGTCCATGGCTACGACGGTAATTCCAATTCGAGAGCTTCGCGCTGGGGCGATATTACCTGCTGCCATTTATGATGCTGATAACAGCACGGTAATGTTACTCAATTGCGGACTGACGCTGACAACAGAAAATCTCAGCCGACTGCAATCCCGTGGCATCAAAGCAATCTCCATTGATAGCCGATATGTGGGGAGCATCTGGAATAACGAGAACAAAGGCTCAACTGGTGTCAAACTACAAAAACACCATCTCGCAGAACAACGTCAACAAAATGAAGCTCAGAAGCTACCGCTATCAAATCGTATCACCAAACCTGCAGAACTCGAATACAATCCCACTCTCATTAAACAAATGATGGTCAACAGCAGGCAACATGCCCAAAATGTTCAATCGTTTTATGATGAAGTGAGAAACAGTTCCCGAACCCGTATCGAACCTATTCAGGGCATCTCCAACGAATCGATTGAAATGCTGCTCAGCGATATCGATCTGTTCGTAAAAACAGCCATTCAAACGGAAGATCAAGCCAACTCCTGCCAGCATACCTATCGTGTCGCAAAACTGACAATGTCCATTGCTGCAATATTGGGCCATTCAGAAGAAGACATCACTCAGGCAGGAATCGGTTGTATGATTGCTCGAATCGGCATTACTCCCGAACTCCAGCGGCTAATGAATCTTAACCGAGAGCTTTCCACTCTCGAACGACTCGAAATTAAAAAATACCCTGGCTTAACCTGGCATGCCCTGGAAAAAATCAGTGATCTCTCAAATACTGCCCGACAGGTCGCCTGGCAAATCAATGAACGCTGGAATGGAACTGGCTACCCGCGTGGACGAATCGGAAGACAAATTCATCCCCTGGCAAGAATTGCTGCCGTGGCTGATGTCTATATCGCCCTGACTTCCATGCGACCCTATCGCTCCGCGATGACACCCTACCAGGCAATCAAAATGCTACTCACTGATACGCAGAACACTTTGTTCGATCCAGATGCATTCCGTGGACTGCTGAAAACAACTTCTCTGTTTCCAATTGGCTCACTCGTAGAATTGAGCAATGGTTTCGTTGCCGAAGTCCTGCGAAACAATCCTGAGAGTTACGATATGCCAGTCGTTAAAGCCTTACTCGACTCGCGCTGCAATCCGGTCAGCAATCGATTGATCAATCTTGCTGAGGAATCACACCTCAAAATTTCCGATTCTCTCAGTCAACTCGAACTCGATCGCCGCATCCAGAGAAATACCACCCAGAATTTATCACTCGATATTGAAATGGACTGGGCCGACCATCTCGCTGGCAAATAACGTAAGTCATTAATGCCTTTGACGTTACCGAAATCATCCCTATCCCTGCGAACTGATGAACTTTTTCAGCAATCGATAAACTGGTTGAGATGTCCTTCTGAAAATCTCAAGCCCATCACAATGTTGTCCTGCAGGATTGACACTTACGATTAACCTTCCATAATAAGCGAACCACAGATCCAATATCGGGTCTAACTGAAAATATCGGGCGATTAGCTCAGTTGGTTAGAGCGCTTCGTTTACACCGAAGATGTCGGGGGTTCGAGTCCCTCATCGCCCAATGACGTACACTAAAAAACGCCTGAAATATTACATTTCAGGCGTTTTTCTATTTTTCGTTTACACCACTTCTACGCAATACTGCACAATTCCTGCATCTTCCACACACGATTTCGGGGCGGAAACATTGGATAATTCGTCGTGATGTGAGTCAAGGTCCTGCCTGTAATATTCATACATCACTTTGAGACAGTTCCCGAAAATTGCGAAACATGCATAAGTTCTCTTCTCTTCCAGATTCTATTCCGATTGAAAATAGAGAGTCACTGCGGGTTGCTTAGCGCTTCGCCACTGTCGAAAGAATCTCATTCGCAATTACGCCACCCGAGTGACATTGATCTTGCGTACAGTTCATTTTTTTCTCGCCTGCTATCAGTTCGGAACGGTTGATCTGGAAAAACGATTCGAGTTTCGTCATTGTGAAGGACTGCTTGCCGCCTGCAACACCATAACGAGAAGCGAATCTAATGATGCGATTTGAATGTTTGCGTTGGAGTGATGAAATCCACCATTGGTCCTGGATCGCTTTGGTATTTTGCATGATGCTGACTTGCACGATTCCACAGGTTAGAGCCGATCCACTTGATGAGATCGAAGTCGCTGAGGGGTTTGAGATCAGTCTGGTGGCGGCTGAACCGCTGGTGCAGGATCCTGTTGATTTCGACTGGGGGCCGGACGGAAAATTGTGGGTTGTGGAGATGGCCGACTACCCGCATGGGCTGGACGGGAAGGGTTCGGCTGGTGGTCGAATTCGCGTGCTTGAAGATCGAGATCAGAATGGCAGTTATGAAACTTCGACTCTATTTGCCGATCAACTGCAGACACCGAACGGTATTCTCCGTTGGCGTGATGGCGTACTGGTAACAGCTTGTCCCGATATCCTGTATCTGGAAGACACCGATGGAGATCTGAAGGCTGATGTTATTGAAAAGCTCTATTCGGGATTTTCCGAAGGCAATGAGCAGCACCGCGTCAATGGTTTGCGATGGGGACTCGATAATTGGATTTATCTGGCGAACGGCGATAGTGGTGGGCAGATTCTGTCTCATAAAACGAAAGAAACACTCAATCTGGCTGGGTTTGATTTACGCATTCGGCCGGAGACTGGTCAGATGGAACTGGTCGCCGGGCGGACGCAGTATGGACGTAATCGCGATGACTGGGGCAACTGGTTCGGGTGTAATAATCCGAATCCAATTTTTCATTTTGTCCTCGACGAACGATCGCTGAGTCGGAATCCTCACTTGAGCCCGCCGCCGGTTCGCCGGGATATTCGCATCGGCGATTCACGCGTTTATCCAATTGGGCCGATCATCAGCCACTGTGATACGAAGTACCGACCAGTTGGAGCGATCCCTCGGTTTACTTCGGCATGTGGGACGATGGTCTATCGTGATGATCTGTTCGGCTCCGACTATAAGAATGTGACCTTCACCAGCGAACCGGTTTACAACATTGTGCACGCCCGACGACTCACGCCCGACGGAGCCACATTTCAAAGTCACAAATTGCACGAGGGAGAGGTGGAATTCTTTCGATCCAAAAATCCGTGGTCGCGACCAGCGGGATTGCATGTCGGCCCCGATGGTGCGTTGTATGTTGCTGATATGATACGGGAAGTGATTGAGCATCCTGAATGGATTGATGATGAGCTGGAAAAGACATTGAATGTTCGCTCGGGAGAAGAACTGGGGCGGATTTATCGAATTGCTCCCGTGAAAACGGCCCGCCGAATTTTCAAGCCGCTCAACGATCTTGATACCAAGTCACTTGTCGCTGCTCTCGATTCATCGAGCGGCTGGCAGCGGGATCAAGTGCAGCGGATGTTGATTCAGCGAAACGACGCTTCAGCGACTCAACTGCTGCATGAGTTATTGCAGAATTGCGATCGCCCCCAAACACGCTTGCAGGCTTTGTGCACTCTGGATGGAATGGGGCTGCTCAGTTTGAAAGTAACACTCGGAGCCGTCACGGACTCACATCCCGGTGTGAGACGTCACGCGATTCGCTGTCTCAATCAATTCATGCCCGGTGCAGCTGATGAACCGACTGTGAGTCGGACATTAGCGGACCGAACAACAGATGAGCCTCAGGTTCAACTGCAATTGGCATATCTGCTCGGAGAATGCGATGCAGCATGGGCGGGAGAGTGTCTGGCGGCTTTGCTCAAACAGGTCAAAGCGGATCCGTATCTTGTTGCTGGAGTGCTCAGTAGCGTTCACGAGGAAAATATTGCAGGACTGTTCGCCAACACTCGCAGGCAAAGTTCAGATCCTCAGTTGATTGGTCAACTCGCCGCAATGTCTGTGAAATTTGGAGAGGTAAATGCCGTTTCGGGGTGGCTTGGAGAATTATCCTCAAATGATTCAACATGGTTAACGCTCCGGCAGTGGTTCGATCAACTCGGTTCCCAGACAGTCTCTCTCTGGAAAAAGCTTCCAGCAGAAGATGTTGCTCAACTCGAAGCACTGCTCAATCAGGCTCGAACGAGAGTCAATGATGGAAACCGACCAATGCCCGAACGTATCACAGCGATGCAACCGCTTGGGTATCAGCCGGGGCATTATTCGTCTGATGCGGAACTGTTGTCCCTGTTAATCGATCCTCAGTTTGATCCCCGATTACAACTCGCGGCGACCGTCAAGCTACTCGAAATCCCCACCGAGGCCGTCCCTAAACTTGTGCTGAAGGGTTGGCGAGGACACAGTCCAGAGATTCGTGCTACGATCCTCAACGGATTACTCAGTCGTGATGGTTGGATCTCCCCGTTATTGACCGCTATGGAAAATGGCGACATTCGTCCCACATCATTATCCGCAGAGCAGCGACAGCGATTAACGAAGCATCGCAGCCAGGAGATACGTGACCGATCCGAACAGTTACTCGGCCAGGTCGATGCAGATCGTGCTGCCGTGCTGAATCAATACGAACCCACGATCCAACTGGTCGATACAGGGAACAGGAATACCGAGAAGGGTCGCCAGTTGTTCGTCAAGAATTGTTCGAGCTGTCATCAACTCGACAAGACAGGTCAAAACATCGGCCCGGATTTGAGTCGACTGCTCAATCGTTCCGCAGATGCGTTGTTGACTGCAATCATCGATCCCAATCGAGCAGTAGAAGCCAAATATCTGCAATACCAGATTGTCACACGACGTGGGCAAGTGTTGACGGGAATTCTTCAGGAGGAAACAGCATCGAATTTGACTCTTGCCTTGAGCAATGGAAAATCGACCGTTATTCCCCGTAGTGAAATCGAACTAATGAACGGCAGTCAACTCTCGTTGATGCCAGTCGGTCTGGAAAAGGAACTGTCCGTCGATCAACTGGCCGACGTGATTGCTTATGTGATTGATGCGACCTCAAAAGCCTCCGATGATGAGTCTCAAAAGACCAGCGAATAACTTTCCAAGCCATGTCCTCAACTGATGACCAACAAACCGAGTTAACTCCGATTGGAATCACTATGCCTGCCCGAAGATTTGTTGTCACCTTCTGTCTTTTTATTGCACTCAATCTCTCAGCTGTGTTGGCAGAACAAGCCGAGCCACCCGGTTTGTTTGTGGAAGGATACACCAACGAACTGAGCTACACTCCGGGTGAGACTGTTCATTTTCATTGCAGTTCCTCAGCCAGCCAGATGGAGATGACAATTGAACGAGTGGGGGCGAAGCGGACCCAGATGTTTCAGAAAGGTCAGATTCCTGTCGGCTATCATCTGATTCCAGATCGAGCATCATCTCATGGCTGCGACTGGCCGGATACATTTCAATTAACAATTCCCGAAGATTGGTCCACCGGATATTACGAAGTCAAAATGACAGTTCGCGACGGTGGCGGCCAATTCGTGCAACGCAATCGCCGTGAAGCCAGCAGCAGTTTGTTTTTTGTTGTGCGGTCGGCGACACCGGGGAAGCAGTCGAAAATTCTTCTTCAGCTCTCAACCAACACTTACAACGCTTACACCAACTGGGGCGGTCATTCACTGTACTCATATCACGATCGGGATGGCGTGCAGGGGCATCGGGTTTCGTTTGATCGGCCCCTCTCGTCACAGTTCTATAAATGGGAACTACCGTTTGTAACCTGGGCCGAACAGAATGGATTTGCTATCGATTACGCGGTTAATTCGGATCTCGAATTTCATCCCGATATTTTGA from Rubinisphaera italica includes the following:
- a CDS encoding PVC-type heme-binding CxxCH protein — its product is MMRFECLRWSDEIHHWSWIALVFCMMLTCTIPQVRADPLDEIEVAEGFEISLVAAEPLVQDPVDFDWGPDGKLWVVEMADYPHGLDGKGSAGGRIRVLEDRDQNGSYETSTLFADQLQTPNGILRWRDGVLVTACPDILYLEDTDGDLKADVIEKLYSGFSEGNEQHRVNGLRWGLDNWIYLANGDSGGQILSHKTKETLNLAGFDLRIRPETGQMELVAGRTQYGRNRDDWGNWFGCNNPNPIFHFVLDERSLSRNPHLSPPPVRRDIRIGDSRVYPIGPIISHCDTKYRPVGAIPRFTSACGTMVYRDDLFGSDYKNVTFTSEPVYNIVHARRLTPDGATFQSHKLHEGEVEFFRSKNPWSRPAGLHVGPDGALYVADMIREVIEHPEWIDDELEKTLNVRSGEELGRIYRIAPVKTARRIFKPLNDLDTKSLVAALDSSSGWQRDQVQRMLIQRNDASATQLLHELLQNCDRPQTRLQALCTLDGMGLLSLKVTLGAVTDSHPGVRRHAIRCLNQFMPGAADEPTVSRTLADRTTDEPQVQLQLAYLLGECDAAWAGECLAALLKQVKADPYLVAGVLSSVHEENIAGLFANTRRQSSDPQLIGQLAAMSVKFGEVNAVSGWLGELSSNDSTWLTLRQWFDQLGSQTVSLWKKLPAEDVAQLEALLNQARTRVNDGNRPMPERITAMQPLGYQPGHYSSDAELLSLLIDPQFDPRLQLAATVKLLEIPTEAVPKLVLKGWRGHSPEIRATILNGLLSRDGWISPLLTAMENGDIRPTSLSAEQRQRLTKHRSQEIRDRSEQLLGQVDADRAAVLNQYEPTIQLVDTGNRNTEKGRQLFVKNCSSCHQLDKTGQNIGPDLSRLLNRSADALLTAIIDPNRAVEAKYLQYQIVTRRGQVLTGILQEETASNLTLALSNGKSTVIPRSEIELMNGSQLSLMPVGLEKELSVDQLADVIAYVIDATSKASDDESQKTSE
- a CDS encoding tRNA dihydrouridine synthase, which produces MAKTQAYALGNTQRQPSAKSTPDLKLYMSSNPSNLDCIEETSNRIRIGNRLLDSRYFLAPLAGYTHLPLRTALRELGGVGLATTDLVLVPQLIANSNKSKALIRTNDFDQPLSVQIFGGNTDELIQASQKLETEGYGGIDINMGCPMGKINSSGGGARLMRDCENATRIVSSVVNAVSIPVTVKMRLGWDADHISAPMLAAQFEQLGVAAITIHGRTRQQGFHGDVDLVGIRQVVEAVNHIPIIGNGDVRNVNDALDMRRITGCDAVAIGRGAMLDPWIFRKLKEMSNGKPINEPTPAEQIAFLVRHFELMVAAHEEYACVLFRKFAAWYGSRLGIPEDLEDRLRTLESTAMFDTLIQEIEQRHGERESSVPTALVKVPNGPNANW
- a CDS encoding HD-GYP domain-containing protein, whose product is MATTVIPIRELRAGAILPAAIYDADNSTVMLLNCGLTLTTENLSRLQSRGIKAISIDSRYVGSIWNNENKGSTGVKLQKHHLAEQRQQNEAQKLPLSNRITKPAELEYNPTLIKQMMVNSRQHAQNVQSFYDEVRNSSRTRIEPIQGISNESIEMLLSDIDLFVKTAIQTEDQANSCQHTYRVAKLTMSIAAILGHSEEDITQAGIGCMIARIGITPELQRLMNLNRELSTLERLEIKKYPGLTWHALEKISDLSNTARQVAWQINERWNGTGYPRGRIGRQIHPLARIAAVADVYIALTSMRPYRSAMTPYQAIKMLLTDTQNTLFDPDAFRGLLKTTSLFPIGSLVELSNGFVAEVLRNNPESYDMPVVKALLDSRCNPVSNRLINLAEESHLKISDSLSQLELDRRIQRNTTQNLSLDIEMDWADHLAGK
- the glgX gene encoding glycogen debranching protein GlgX — its product is MKVWPGNPYPLGATWNGSGVNFAIYSANATKVELCLFDSIDDIKEVAKIPLQEKTDFVWHCFLPELKPGQLYAYRVHGPYEPHHGHRFNANKILLDPYAKSIARGVRWTDAMFGYSVGHPQGDLSFDARDNAGSAPLSVVVDNRFRWGNDTQLKTPWHKTLIYETHVKGFTMKHPGVPKALRGTYAGLASNASIQHLLDLGVTAVELMPVHEKIHDRHLVDKGLSNYWGYNTLGFFAPELSYSSKKDPQGSVNEFKSMVKKLHQAGLEVILDVVYNHTAEGNHYGPTIMLRGIDNSSYYRLVHRQQRFYMDYTGCGNTLNMLTPHVLQLIMDSLRYWVQEMHVDGFRFDLCSALARELHEVDRLGAFFDIIHQDPVLSQVKLIAEPWDLGEGGYQVGNFPILWTEWNGKYRDCIRQFWRGDGGTMNEFATRITGSSDLYEHNGRRPYASINFVTSHDGFTLQDLVSYNDKHNSANGEDNRDGDNHNLSWNCGEEGPTTDPDVRKLRERQKRNIITTLLLSQGVPMICSGDELGKTQGGNNNAYCQDTDLSWIDWEMTQDKARYFKYVKSVVKIWKENPVFQRRKFFQGRLIRGENVQDITWLTPSGKSMTDKDWHEPHVRCLAVRFEGDQIHQVDEKGREITGNTFLMLLNAHDHSIDFTLPQHEANEFWKPMLDTSDISRKTGLMRQNQVYRVTAHSMVVLRIKSVSSNIAARLIQWMQPEMATSLFLPEKTEEPEEVVVTDPSVEETVAEESPDLEEVSVSEKVNESTPVEEAVGEETLVEEDLVEEPIEEMTPTTSAIESTVDEFDVEEEDPAKDAAAGEVSEKTAHK